The DNA sequence TGATCTTCTTGGAGCAGCAGGTTGCAGAGTGACGCAGGATGACCATattatgcatattttatctgGTTTGGGTCCTGACTATCACCCAATGAGAGTGGCAATTACTTCAAGAGCAGAAGCTTGCTCCATTCAAGAAGCATCCTCCATTCTGCTTAGTTTTGAATCTGTGCTTGAAACAAAAAACTCAAGCACAATAAATTCTGATGGTTCTCTTCCTTCTGCTAACCTTGCTAAGTCAATGAATCAGAAGAGAGACTCTAACTACCGAGATGATGGGGCCAAAACCTACAGCTACAGAAATTATGGTGGAGGCAGATCATCCAACTTCAGGGGAAGAGGGGGCAGAGGAGCAAGAGGTGGTGGCAGATCTGGTGGAAACAAATTTATTTGTCAACTATGCCAAAAACCAAACCATTCAGCTGACAAATGTTGGTATAGGTATGACAATCCACCTCAAATGAGAGCTCAAAACCAACAATATTTTCCAAATGGTCCTACTGCCAACATAGCTCACACCAGAACTCAGCAGCCTTCACAGCTTGCCCCTTCTGAGTTTGTAGCAGATGGATCTTCCATCTCTTCTTGGTATCCTGATTTTGGAGCAACAAACCATATATCAAATGACTTCTCCAATCTGAATATGGCCACAGAATACAATGGAGGTAAGCTTCTACATTTAGGTGATGGTAATGGAATTCATATAGCACATATTGGTAATTCTATTTTCAAGCCAACTTCTGTTCCTACATCTAGATCTTTGTTCTTACACAATCTTCTCCATGTCCCTCAAATATCAAAAAACTTGCTAAGTGTATCTCAGTTTGCCAAAGataataatgtttattttgagtttcatccttgcttttgttttgtgaGAGATCAGGTTACCAAGGAAATCATTCTCAAGGGCACCCTTGATGCTGGTCTCTATCACTTCTTTCTCCATAAATCACCCTCAAGATCCAAGACTTCAAGAACTTCCCAAGCTTATTCAGCCCCGCAAAATAAGAACAAAAGCAGTGTTCCTGTCTTAAGTTCATCATTGTCTAGTTCTGTTTCTCATTCAGCTTTTTCCACTTCTAGTTCAACTTTTAGCTTAGATCTATGGCACAAACGCTTTGGTCACTGTGCTAATGATGTAGTAAAGAAGGCTCTCAATCACTGTAATATTTCTTTTGACTCTATTAAAGAAAACAATCTTTGCATTCCTTGCTCAGTTTCTAAAAGCCATAGATTACCATATATGGATTCCATTACTAAACACTCTAATTTTCTTGAGCTTATACATAGTGATGTATGGGGTCCCTCCCCCATTACATCaagaaatgaatttaaatattatgtaAGCTTTATTGATCATGCTAGCGATTTCACTTGGttgtatttgttgaaaacaAAAGGAGAAGTTGAGCGTGTCTTTAAGCAATTCAAAGTGATGGcagaaaatcaattgaatGCCAAGATTAAAATCTTGCAAAGTGATTGGGGAGGATAATTTCAAGGGCTATCTAAGTTTCTTCTTGAATCTGGAATTATCCACAGAGTGTCATGCCCCTACACTCCTCAGCAAAATAACCTCGCCGAGAGGAAGCATAGACATGTAGTGGAAATGGGCTTGGCATTGTTAGCTCAATCTGGTCTTGCTAAACGTTTTTGGGATGATGTTTTTGTCACTGCCACTTTCATTATAAATCGTTTGCCTACTCCTATcttaaactctctctctccctttgAAGTTCTTTTGAGATGCAAACCCAATTACTTTGATCTCAAGACATTTGGATGTCTCTGTTACCCCTACACCAGGCCCTACAATAAACATAAACTTGATTTTAGATCATGTCCCTCTACTTTTCTTGGATTTAGCTCCTCTCACAAAGGTTTCAAGGTGTTACTTCCCTCTGGCAAAGTTATAGTCACAAGAGATGTAatctttgatgaaaatgtttttCCATTCAAGGTTCCTGCCTTAAATCCAATTCCTACTCCCTCATCTGCATCACCACCCCCACCCCCACCAGCAGCCTCTCTACAAACTGTTTCTTCTCACTCAAGCACATCTCCGACCTCTACACCACTACCTCCTGATATATCTCCAAATATACATGCTAATCACTCACCTACCTTCCCTATCACTCCTAATTCCTCACCAGCAAATTATTCACCCTCTGAGTCATCACCAGCAAATGATTCACCCTCTGAGCATCCATCTTCATGTTCCTCTCCTCTTGATCCAGCAACTGATCCCAATCATAATGCCAAACCACGTCATCAAATGGTAACCAGAAGCAAAGCAGGGATTTTTAAGCCAAAAACATTCATCATCACCCTTGACTGTATTACAAGATCTGCTCTAGAAGCTCTTTTGATCCCTATTTGGAAAGCAGCCATGCTTGCAGAATTCCTAGCTCTACTGAGAAATAAAACTTGGATTCTAACTCGGCTTCCACCCGGCAAGAATCTCATAGGGAATACTTGGGTATTCAAGATCAAAAAGCATGCTAATGGTAGCATAGCTAGGGACAAGGCAAGACTTGTTGCTCAAGGATTTTCACAAGAGCCTGGCTTTGATTTTACTGAAACATTCAGTCCAGTTGTTAAACCTACAACCATTCGTTTGATCTTAACTATAGCTATTTCAGCTGGTTGGAAGATAACTCACTTAGATGTTAACAACGCATTTTTGCACGGTGACTTGGAGGAAGAAATTTACATGAGGCAACCGGTTGGATTTGAGCAAGGTGGTCCAACTCTTGTTTGTTAACTTAACAAGTCTCTATATGGCTTGAAGCAAGCTTCAAGGTCCTGGTTTCTCACTATACAGTCAACTCTCTTGGCTCTTGGTTTTTCTCAGTCAAAAGCAGATACATCTCTCTTTTACAGAATCTGTGGCAAAGAGATCACATATCTACTtatttatgttgatgatatgctcATCACTGGATCCTCTCCATCTGCTATCAGGTTATCTCTCAGCTTAGTGATAAGTTTTCCTTAAAAGATCTAGGGGAAGTGAAGCACTTTCTTGGAGTTGAGGTTGCTTATACAGCTCAAGGCCTTCACTTGAGCCAAGGGTCCTACATCAGAGAGCTATTGGAAAGGGTCAAAATGCTTGACTCTAAACCATTTCCCACTCCAATGCTATCTAACCTCAAGCTCTCTAAAAGTGAAGGAGATCCTTTCTTGGATGGAAAACTTTACAGAAGCACGGTTGGAGCTTTGCAGTATGCTACTATAACTTGgctaaaaattagtttttgtgTGAATAAGGTAAGTCAATTTATGGCTTCACCACTTGATACACATTGGAAAGCCGTAAAAAGAATATTGAGGTATTTAGCTGGTACAGTGGACTATGGCCTTCATGTGCAGAAATCTGAATTCAAGTTAATTGCCTTCTCTGACTCGGATTGGGCTGCTGACATGGATGATAGAAGATCAGTGAGTGGTTACTGTGTTTATTTTGGTAAGAATCTGATATCTTGGTGTTCAAAAAAACAATCCGTTGTGTCAAGATCCAGTACGGAAGCCGAATATAGAAGCTTGGCACAAGCTGTCTGTGAAGTAACCTGGATAACTTTTCTTCTTGATGAATTGGGAGTTGAACTCTTAGGAATTCCCATAGTGTGGGTTGATAATATGAGTACCATAGCCTTGTCAAGTAATCCAGTTCTCCATGCGAGAACTAAACACATTGAGCTTGATCTTCACTTTGTGAGGGACAAAGTTAAAGAAAAGAGATTGGAACTAAGATATGTTCCTACAACAGATCAAATTGTTGATGTTCTAACCAAACCGTTGGGATACCAATTCCTCTCGCGTCTTCGAAACAAAATGAGCATTTGTCCCTCATCCACACTTGAATTGAGGGGAAGTGTTAACGAGATCAACTCAAGCTCAAAGAATGAAGTGATGAAGAATAAAGAACTTGCAACTAATCATGTGTTGGAGCTGAAGAAGAATCATGCAGAAGCATGCAAGGTCACAAGTCCTGAATTAGTGAATCCGATCTGGAAAGGAAGCTTGACTGGAGTATCTTGATTTACAGCTGGAGAGAGCTCGTGGCACCTAGTATACTTGGAACTGATTTGCTTTAAGTTTTCAATTAAAGTAATTTGTCTTGTAGCTAGTTTGTCTCATAGTCATGCTAGGGTTTGAATTGATTCTAGACTCTTCTCTAGCATAGTATATATAGTGACACTGCAATGGAATCAGCCGTGAAGTTGAATGAATTAATACAGGAAACACTTCATCTTTCTTCCCAATGTTTATTGTTCTATTGATTCAAATGGCAATTTCCAGTTTGACCATGTTCTCcaacatggtatcagagcctagGCTCTGATCCTAGGCTCTTCTTCCTATCCTTACTCTTTGAATTCTTAACCTTTTCTACTCCCATCATTATCTCTTTCCAATGGCTGAAAGCGACACATCAGATGTCATAAGATTCAATGCTTCATCACTACAAATCTTCCCTAATCACCCTATGTCCATTAAGCTGTCCGATGATAATTACCTCATATGGAAGCAACATGTGTTGTCCGCTGTGCGAGGATATGGTTTGGAGGGGTATCTCACTGGGGAACAAAACCCTCCCCCTCGAGTGCTAACCCCCACTGGAGCCACAGAAGTTGTGCCAAACCCAGCATTTTCTAGTTGGAATATGCAAGACCAACGTTTATCCCATTGGTTGCAATCCTCTTTCTCTGAAAGCACCATAGTGATAGTTGTTGGCCTTAGCTCGAGCAGACACATCTGGGAAGCATTGGAGGCAAATTTTTCAAGTCAGTCAAGAGCCAAAATTATGCAATACAAACTGCAACTCCAAACGGTCAAGAAGGATGGACTCTCCATGACGGCTTACCTAAATAAGGTTAAAAATTATTGTGATCTTCTAGGGAGTAGTAGCTTTCAATAGATTAATCTTGCTTGTTTCTATTCCATGGTAAGGGCGAAACATAGCATGTGATTTCTGCTACCATCAATAAATTTGTTTGGTACTTTTGCAGGAAATAggtgaataataaaattttctgGCCAAATTTTACTTACAATTATAATAGCCACAACCAGCTTTCTTCCTTCCACCGCCATTCCACCACTACCATGACAAATTATGGTGCTATTTCTTTCAATTAGGAATATGTGAAACAAACACATCATCTAAGTTTCTTCATGAATctagaatataattattactccctctgtcccaatcaagatgactcattacttaaaatggaaacacttttatctctactttattccatctctcttactttactctctcctcttaccacacaaaatataactgcataaaCTCCCGTGCCGTTCAagaaatgggtcatcttccttaggacggagggagtattatatattttcataagtTGTTAAGCTTTGATTTGCTctagtttgttttatttcccTATCATTTTGTACCATATATATTAGAAATATAAGTagtcttttattattactaagaataatgaatgaataaaataatttatcgaTCATTCTGTGGTTCTCTTCCATCtcctcaaaattttcaaatctctTTTCTCCTACTCTcaattcttataatttctcTTATATGTGTTAATcccaaattaatactccctctgtcccattagaaatgtaacgttttcctttttggattgtcccactaaaaatgaaacgtttcctaaaatggaaacaccactctctctacttttccctctctcctactttactctcttttcatcaactcacaaaataacactgcataaaatcccgtgccgaaaaccaaatgtttcatatttattgggacggagagagtagatTAATAAGTACTATATGGGAGTGATTTGGTAGCTAGTCTAATACTCATGTTgtaagaattttaatatttagcCAACGTGTGTAGACAATAGTATcgtcaaaataaattagattgtATCTCGATTTATTCAGTTGCGTTTGGAATGTGATTAATCTGAAATGAAGCCACTAAACATTTATTCCCTAATTTCCTTTCTCAAAAGAAATATGAGCAGAAGGggaatacaataaaattatagtaattgacaataataatttataaataagactTTTTTTTAGAAACATGACAAAATTTTGTGGAGACAATTTTCCCACATACAGATAGGTGAGAATGTaaacacaatttcaaaaaaGGTGCATtaatcacaacaaaaaaaacgTGTTACAAAAGGTGTAGAGTAGAgacaatttctaaaaaaaaatctaataagCCCCACCATAACAAATTAGGAAACCCAATAATTTATCGcctttcacaaaaaaaatctaataagCCCCACCATAACAAATTAGGAAACCCAATTATTTATCGcctttcacaaaaaaaaaatctaataagCCCCACCATACCAAATTAGGAAACCCAATTATTTATCGCTACAACTTAGATATTCCATCACACGTGGCACAAAACAACTGGAGGCTGGAGCCACCTCACTTTTCCGGTTAGAATGTACTACTCCTCCATCCCGGCTAagataacatattttttagccggcacggaattttaggagttattggttaaagtgtttaattagagagagaaaaagtggggcTCGCCACTAATAAAGATTGAAAAATCTGGCCCCTCTGTTTGCCTCCGGCATCGCCCcgaacaacaaaaaaaatagtcatattcGCACTAAATCAAGCTAATACTATAATTCCACCTCCTCCGTTTTCAAATCACGGATCAGCCactggataaaaaaaatatttgatatagtttactttattctctttcttattttgcaTTCTTCAATCATCTCAGtccttattatctttttacttatctattttatttcattcccTTGTTCATTCAATTAGGCCACTAAACATTTATTCCTAATTAATCTTCgtagttaataaaatatcgTAGTCaatctataatttataaatgagaCCTGTTTTATATAAACGTACAAAAATTGAGTGGACACAATATCCCCACACATATAAACGTGAGAATGTAGACACAATTTCATAAAAGGtgcattaataaaaaaaacacgtGTTACAAAAGCtgtacaaattaaattgatgagTAGAGACAATTTTAAGCCCCACCATAACAAATTAGGAAAaccaattactccctccgtcccggataattcggatcactttgaccgggcacgagttttaagaattgtaatgaaaaatgagttgaaaaagttggtggaatgtgggttcTACCTTTATACAttagtttcataataaaatgtgagtaggaatgagttagtggaatatgagtccattaccaaaaatggtaaaagtgaagtgggacaaattatgtgggacggaccgaaatagaaaactgagacgaattatctgggacggaggaagtattactTAGATATTCCATCACATGTGACACAAAACAACTGGCGCCACATCACTTTCCGGATTGAATATAAACGGATCACATTTGCATGAAACCCCAACCCTCCACTTCTATATATAGCGTATACATTTTAATCACAAAatcaacacacacaaacacacacacttctaaattaaatatactatcAATTAATATTCCCAATGGCATCATCCATGACCATGACCGCATCCTTCTTTGGTGGCGCCGTCGCCCCGAAGCCGGCCAAGGCCACCACCCGTTGCAGCCCGCTGGCGGTGAGGGCCTCGGCGGCAGAGAGCAGCAACACGACACGGGGCCTCACGTTGGCCGGGTTGGCCGCAGCAGCTGCGTCGTCCGACCCAATTAATGTCGCATTGGCCGACGTTTTCCCAGCGTATGTCCCTACTTGCATGACAATACCTAAGAGTATTATTCCCTGTGGtctgtaaagaaaagtggatgaaaaaagttatattgaaatatgaggtccacttattaaaaatagtaaaagtgaaatgagatattcATGTAAACTGTCCAAATAAGAATTTATAAGACATTTAATAGTGGTTCACTTTATTATAAAGATTGAAatattgaatcattttttatctatgaactaatctttgatttatttgctGATGGGTAGTGTTACCCCCGACCTCAAGGCGCTGACCCCCCTCGATCCCAAGGCACTGGACATTATTACACTCTCAAGATTTACGGTGTCGGAATACAACAAACGGATTCTGGCATCGGAACCGAACAATCCGGAGCCGAAGCTCTTGACATTTATGTCTGTGTTAAAGGCTGACAGTGTTAACAGCATTGCTGGGTATTACATTACCCAGGTCTTGGCTACGGAAGGTTTAGGCATTTCGACCTCATTCAAGAAGTACACCGCATATGTCCTCACCGTAGACGAGCCTGGAACCGTAATTTTCACTCACTTGGAACTCACTTCTTAGCTATCTTTTCGTGATAAAGTGCTGGCAGAGTCCTAAAAGCAATAGAGTATCAATCATTAAGTGTGTGAAAAAACTATCTCCAGTGTATAAGGCCTTTtattgtactcccttcgtccattaataaatttctcatatttgactgacttgtttgactttgtaaagaaaagtgaatagaaaaagttagagggatgtgagtcctacttttattttttagttttataatacaaaatatagtaaaaagtgaaatgagacagaTATTTATTGGcggacggacgaaaaaagaaaaatggaacatTTAATGGTGgcggacggaaggagtaataatttGGAAATACTAAGTTTTTTTCATTacatattcaacaaattatattccctattttctcttctttccaTGTTCGGCGGTATCTTCACAATCTTCTTCGGCGGTCCAATTTTCACAAAGTGTTGAGATATGTtactaaaaagataaatgactctattattatggaacgtaccaaaatggcaaaatgacacTATGCTATGGAACGAAGAGGGTATTTATTTGGGCCGCTAAAAAAATGTACTGCAATGTGCATGAAATGTGGGCTGCTAAAATTGGGCCAAAATGTGGGCTGTTAAGTTGGGCTTGACGAGTATTGTCCTGCAAAATTATATCCATctatttggattttttttgtttttctcattttattatcacACAGTTACACGAAGTTCATGTATTTAGGAGtatttcacattttctattctatttcattctttctttacttatctatttcatttcctatttcattcaattttcctcaattaatacattaaatatttattacttaatCTTcatagataaaagaaaaaaaagtggacaaaaggaaattataatcaaatatagtactcctaatagacaatatatataatataaataagactTCTATTATATTAGATCACTACCCCACAAAGATATACCTCATCGAACACCCGATATTGTTCGCAACTAAAAACGTGTTACTAAAGGTGGATATCCTTACCAAAATTGAGTAGAgacaatttttcaaaaaaaatcaaataagccCCCACCATAACAAATTAGAAAATCCAATTTTGGTATATCATCACACGTGGCATAAAACAGCTGGACCACCTTACTTTTCCATATTATTTCAAACAATtatctttaaattaaatatttccttCGCATCATTCTAATTGAATCGTTCCATTGCGGTTATatcaattataataaaattcaatacattTAATCTCGTTTACTTtacatttgttttaattatctCCTACTTTACTACCATTGCTTACTTATATTTTCGTTCCCTCTTTCATTCTATTTTCATTCCAATGAACccactaaaattttattcctTAATTTTCGTATACTAAAAAGAAGTATGGGCAAAGGAGAATACAAAAAAGATATCATACACAATCTATACTTCATAGATAAGACTTCTTTTATATAAACtcacaacaacaaaaaaatgttaaaggTGTGATCCATACAAAAATTTGAGAAGAGacaatttaactaaaaattcatataaaccCCACCATTGAGGATCaccaataatataatcaaatttaggTATACCATCACGCATGGCTCAAAACATCTGCAGCTAGCCACCTCACTTTTCCATACAGAataaatggagggagtatattgttTAACACGattatcttaaattaaatgttcCCTCCAGTCTTATTACATCTTATTACAGTTGATGAAATCACTGGCggattgttggatattttagtgtaattggattaacttgattgatcggttattgttataatgatacatcatttaagtatggaggtgcggagtgcacacttatttgaattcattatgacGTTAGGGGCGAAGCCCCTAAACAGATGAACGGGGGTCTAGGGGCAGCGCCCTCGGGTAGCGGGAACCAAGGGGCGGCAGCCCCTggcggggtccaaggggcagagcccCTGGCTGGGGTCGAGTTGTATTagaaattcatccgaaaatataatttctgaaagtcaaaggactaatttgcaattttggaAACCTTTTGAAAATCAGTTATTTTCAGTTAAGATTCCCAACGGATACACTGTTTCGTCAACAGCTGCACCGGTTCGTCTTGTTCAAAATCTGATCAATTCTTCTGGTTCATGATCTCGAATACACATGAATTTTCTGCAttctctgaattttatccgatcaaataactttggtagaaccaccgaaattgatttgatctgaaagtgattatcacgactttcagatatcCGTTTTTCTGTTCTATATATTGAATCTCCCTAACaaagatcaaatcaataatGTCGAACAAAGAAACGATGAAGGAAGGAGCGAAAGGTTTCGCGAAGTTGGATAAGTTTGCTGGCCAGGATTTTAGACGCTGGCAAAAGAAGATGCATTTCATGCTGACAAATCTCAAGGTGGTGTACGTTCTGAGTACTCCCATGCCCGAGGctgttgaaaatgaaactctGGAACAGACGAGGAGGCGGATGAAGTGGGAGAACGATGACTACATATGTCGTGGTCACATCTTAAACGGTATGTCTGATTCTCTATTTGATGTGTATCAAAATGTTGAGTCTGCTAAGGAATTGTGGGATTCCCTCGAAGCCAAATATATGGCAGAAGATGCCTCTAGCAAGAAATTTCTTGTTGGTAACtttattaactataaaatggtTGATTCGAGGCCTGTCATGGAACAATACAACGAATTGTTGAGGATATTGGGACAGTTTTCCcaatatgatatgaaaatggaTGAATCCATTTCTGTCTCTAGTATTATTGATAAACTGCCACCTTCTtggaaggattttaaaaataatctgaaACACAAGAAGGAGGAATTGAACTTGGTCGAACTTGGAAGTGATTTCCAGATTGAACAGTCCATACGTGATATGGAAAAGAGTTCTGTTGGTAATACTAAAAACATGGTTGGTTCTTCTGTGAACATGGTGGAAGAGGGTGAATCCTCAAAGGCTGGTAAAGAGAAACGTAAGTTTCAAGGGAAACGGAAGTTTCAAGGGTATAACAGTAAGGATGGAAATAAGAAGCCTAAACTGACTTGCTGGAAGTGTGGCAAATCCGGGCACTTCAAGAAGGATTGTAAGTCTGGAAAGGGTggaggaaaagggaaaaacgaGGCTGGTTCAAGTGGATCCAAGGATCCTGAAAAGCAATCAGGTTCGTTTTCTGTACCTAATAATCATTCTGTTGAGAATTATTATGCATCAATAATCTCTGAAGCATTTTATGTGCAGGATGATGATCTGTCATGGTGGATTGATTCGGGTGCAACATGTCATGTATGCAAAGATCGTCAATGGTTCAAGGATTTTAAACCAATTGAAGATGGATCTTCGTTGAAGATGGGCAACGTTGCAACTGAACCAATCAAGGGAATAGGATCTGTTAGCCTAGTATTTACTTCTGGAAATTCCTTAGTATTAGAAAATGTTGTATATGTACCTGGTATTCGTAAGAATCTAGTTTCTGGCATTGTATTGAATAATTGTGGTTATAAACAAGTGTTAGAAAGTGACAAATACATTCTGTCAAGGCATGGTAATTTTATTGGTTTCGGTTATCTATGTGGCATGTTTAGGTTGAATCTAGATGTCTCTTTTGTTAATAATTCTGTTTGCATGACTTCTACAAGTATTAGTAATCATGTTAGTAAATCAGAATTGTGGCATGCTAGACTTGGACATGTACATTATAAGAGATTGAAAGATATGTCGAAAATGAGTTTAATACCAGCATTCGAGTTGAACAATGAAAAGTGTAAAACTTGCATGTTAACTAAAATAACTAGACAACCTTTCAATAAGAATGTCAATAAAGTTACTAAGGTTTTAGAACTTATACATAGTGATTTGTGTGATTTTCATTCAACTCCATCACTTGGTAATAAAAAGTATGTAgttacttttattgatgatgctACTAGATTTTGCCATGTCTATCTCTGTcattcaaaagatgaagctcttgataaatttaaaatctttaaagaAAGTGTAGAGCTTTATCATGGTGTGAAGATTAAAACTCTTCGCACTGATAGGGGAGGTGAGTATTATGATCCAGCGTATTTTGAATCGACTGGTATAGTACATCAAACGACTGCTCCATATacaccacaacaaaatggtgtagctgaaagaaagaatagaacgttgaaagaaatgattaattcaatGTTGTGTTATTCTGGCCTAAGTGAAGGATTTTGGGGTGAGGCTATGTTAACAGCCTGTTATTTGTTGAATAGAGTTCCTAACAAAAGGAACAAGATAACCCCTTATGAACTTTGGCATAAGAAACCACCAAAATTGAGTTATCTCAGAGTTTGGGGTTGTCGAGCAGTGGTAAGACTAACTGaccctaaaatgaaaaccataGGTCAAAGAGGTATAGATTGTGTGTTTCTGGGGTATTCAGAAAATTCTGTTTGTTATAGGTTCTATGTCTTAGAACccaatgactatgtatctgTGCACTCTATTATTGAGTCAAGGGATGCTGAATTTGGCAATGAGGATAGATTCACGTCTATACCTAAACCTGGAGGCATGATTGCAAGGTCTAGTAACTCTGATGATGTAACTGGAAAAGTGATGGATACACCTCCTGAGGCTAGGAGAAGTAGTAGAGCAAGAAAAGCTAAGTCTTTTGGAAATGATTTCCAATTGTACTTACTTGAAGgatcaagaaatgaaattaattttcaatatcaatattgctttactattggtgatgatccaaggACCTACAAAGAAGCTATGGCTTCAAGAGATTCTGCATTTTGGAAAGAGGCAATCCAAGAGGAGATGGATTCTATAATCCAAAATGGTACTTGGATACTGACTGATTTACCACCCGGTTGTGAAGCTTTAAATAGCAAATGGATCTTCAAAACGAAGATGAAGGTGGATGGAAGCATAGACAAATATAAAGCCAGATTGGTTATCCAAGGCTTTAGACAAAGGGAAGGCATTGACTACTTTGATACCTATGCTCCTGTTGCTAGGATTTCCACAATTAGATTATTGTT is a window from the Salvia hispanica cultivar TCC Black 2014 chromosome 1, UniMelb_Shisp_WGS_1.0, whole genome shotgun sequence genome containing:
- the LOC125202302 gene encoding uncharacterized protein LOC125202302 produces the protein MASSMTMTASFFGGAVAPKPAKATTRCSPLAVRASAAESSNTTRGLTLAGLAAAAASSDPINVALADVFPAVTPDLKALTPLDPKALDIITLSRFTVSEYNKRILASEPNNPEPKLLTFMSVLKADSVNSIAGYYITQVLATEGLGISTSFKKYTAYVLTVDEPGTVIFTHLELTS